From a single Hippoglossus stenolepis isolate QCI-W04-F060 chromosome 2, HSTE1.2, whole genome shotgun sequence genomic region:
- the LOC118117633 gene encoding LOW QUALITY PROTEIN: E3 ubiquitin-protein ligase RBBP6 (The sequence of the model RefSeq protein was modified relative to this genomic sequence to represent the inferred CDS: inserted 2 bases in 1 codon) → MSCVHYKFSSKLGYNTVTFDGLHITLNGLKRLIMRRERLKATKGDLQITNAQTHEEYTDDEDQIPRHSSVIVRRIPFCGVKPTGRTFIVHRSPEAVVRPSRPTDSSPSMSLAQLAKTANLVDANASEEDKIKAMMLQSNHEYDPIHYSKKAVGPPPAHYTCHRCGKAGHYIGQCPMLLVQDKSVEGPKPVRICKGIPQSFMVKAEPGNKGAMLTSTAEYAIPAIDAEAYAQGKKERPPFVPHDQSSAEDDADPIPDELLCPICNDLMTDAVVIPCCGNNYCDDCIRTALLDSEEHICFTCEQSDVSPDNLIANKFLRQAVNNFKNETGYTKLVRKQVQQAALPPPRLQLSRPLHSRQQDPLLANVTHPPPTSVPTAAPQTQVQPPAPSPPVPGPVSTAATVTATAAAPIPPHAAAVEGQDVSPAPAPVADQHSPMHSTGQGEPPLAGELDPNASEEDKIKAMMLQSSHEYDPIHYSKKAVGSPPAHYTCHRCGKAGHYIGQCPMLLVQDKSGKGPTGQGEPPLAGEMDPEPTVRRSPESTPEIGPHGYHFSVLGHPPPTRPPHPSGHQSRPHHSHRGEADTGRGREDHPPAHLHIAPPPGPAPPVYPSPYLYPPPPHLYPPPYTSGLLPPPPFGYPPQPIYAPGPPGLNPPWIPPGVQPPLPHLGPXLSQPPLSKEEFYRQRRRQDKTTSKLDEFTKDFHKERMKYKNSPKRRRPSYSRSRSVSRSPSGRSLCTRSRSRSRSRTYSYSPSRSRSRSHGRSFPRSPYSRHNGRSYGRSRSRSRSLLRSPPPFRAGPWEGAEGPGPFRSRSRSPGGFRNRSPGGRKPPPRELPPYELKGPSPGGHDRWERERYRQWEKECTNYYDYYDYPDYDNQHPSLHHRGRGKRDRERDRMSPLPRDYSPQGRGGRGREERGAPPHHPPSSSSSGTKSSTKVLKTKKVKKKKPGEESEPSHHSADRGDATPVRDEPMDEIPSINKTPPSSSKPASGSGVAKAPTSKSPAAPAKPSNKTVSKTQSDKTRKEKAQKVKPKVKTEAVKTEAVKEKNDKVKKNTAEAEDSSSSSSSVAKPVKTIKANPEDNFNSTTPKKEKSKSSTVRPPLLKTPPLSSQTLTYHQCSLLLLQQGKMAKGL, encoded by the exons ATGTCGTGTGTTCACTATAAGTTTTCTTCCAAACTGGGCTACAACACAGTCACTTTCGATGGGCTGCATATCACCCTCAACGGGCTAAAAAGGCTGATTATGCGCCGGGAGCGCCTCAAGGCCACAAAAGGCGACCTGCAGATCACCAATGCGCAGACTCATGAAG AATATACCGATGATGAAGACCAAATCCCGAGACACTCCTCCGTGATTGTGCGTCGCATTCCGTTTTGTGGAGTAAAGCCCACTGGCAGGACGTTCATTGT acaTCGTTCTCCCGAAGCTGTGGTTCGACCGTCTAGACCC ACGGATTCTTCTCCTTCTATGTCACTCGCCCAACTCGCCAAG ACGGCTAACCTGGTTGACGCAAATGcatcagaggaagacaaaatCAAAGCCATGATGTTGCAGTCAAACCATGAATATGACCCGATACA TTATTCCAAGAAAGCAGTTGGACCTCCACCCGCTCACTATACCTGCCATCGTTGTGGAAAGGCTGGTCACTACATTGGGCAGTGCCCCATGCTGTTG GTCCAGGATAAGAGTGTGGAGGGTCCTAAGCCAGTCAGGATTTGTAAGGGGATTCCTCAGAGTTTCATGGTGAAAGCAGAGCCTGGCAACAAAGGAGCCATGTTAACCAGCACTGCAGAATATGCAATACCTGCAATAGATGC GGAAGCATACGCACAGGGAAAGAAGGAGCGCCCCCCCTTTGTTCCACATGACCAGTCATCGGCTGAGGACGATGCAGACCCAATCCCTGACGAACTCCTGTGTCCAATCTGCAACGACCTGATGACGGACGCAGTAGTTATACCCTGCTGCGGAAACAATTACTGCGATGATT GTATCCGGACGGCCTTACTGGACTCAGAGGAGCACATCTGTTTCACATGCGAACAATCAGATGTTTCACCTGATAATCTCATCGCCAACAAATTTCTTCGACAG GCTGTGAATAACTTCAAGAATGAAACAGGATACACCAAACTCGTACGCAAGCAGGTCCAACAGGCAGCACTGCCTCCGCCTCGCCTCCAGTTGTCCAGGCCTCTGCACTCAAGACAGCAGGACCCACTGCTGGCCAATGTCACTCACCCACCCCCTACAAGCGTACCAACGGCTGCACCTCAAACACAGGTTCAGCCCCCTGcaccctctcctcctgttcctgGTCCTGTTTCTACTGCTGCGACTGTgactgctactgctgctgctcctattcctcctcatgctgctgctgtcgaaGGTCAAGATGTTTCACCAGCTCCTGCACCTGTCGCTGACCAACATTCTCCTATGCACTCTACCGGCCAGGGCGAACCGCCCCTTGCTGG TGAATTGGATCCAAATGcatcagaggaagacaaaatCAAAGCCATGATGTTGCAGTCAAGCCATGAATATGACCCGATACA TTATTCCAAGAAAGCAGTTGGATCTCCACCCGCTCACTATACCTGCCATCGTTGTGGAAAGGCTGGTCACTACATTGGGCAGTGCCCCATGCTGTTG GTCCAGGATAAGAGTGGGAAGGGTCCTACTGGCCAGGGCGAACCGCCCCTTGCTGG TGAAATGGATCCAGAACCTACTGTGAGACGAAGCCCAGAAAGTACCCCAGAAATTGGACCACAT GGCTACCATTTTTCTGTTCTTGGCCACCCGCCACCGACAAGGCCGCCACATCCATCAG GTCACCAGTCACGGCCCCATCACTCTCACCGAGGGGAGGCAGACACTGGGAGAG GTAGAGAAGATCACCCCCCCGCCCACCTCCATATAGCTCCACCTCCTGGACCAGCTCCTCCGGTGTACCCGTCTCCATACCTGTACCCGCCCCCACCACATCTCTACCCTCCTCCTTACACATCTGGCCttctacctcctcctccattcgGTTACCCGCCCCAGCCAATTTATGCCCCTGGACCACCGGGGCTCAACCCTCCCTGGATCCCACCTGGTGTCCAGCCCCCTCTACCCCACCTTGGACC CCTCTCTCAGCCCCCCCTCTCTAAGGAAGAATTCTACAGACAAAGGCGCCGACAGGACAA AACTACATCCAAACTGGATGAatttactaaagacttccacAAAGAGCGTATGAAGTACAAAAATTCACCAAAGAGAAGAAGACCATCTTATTCCAG GTCCCGGTCAGTCAGTCGCTCTCCATCCGGCCGCTCTCTGTGCACTCGCTCTAGATCAAGATCTAGATCCAGGACTTACTCTTATTCCCCAAGTCGATCCCGCTCCCGTTCCCATGGGCGGTCTTTTCCACGCTCCCCTTATTCCAGGCACAATGGACGCAGTTACGGACGTTCACGGTCAAGGTCCCGCTCACTCTTGcggtctcctcctcccttccgGGCCGGACCCTGGGAGGGAGCAGAAGGACCAGGACCCTTCAGGTCCCGGTCTCGCTCCCCTGGTGGCTTCCGGAACCGCAGCCCTGGTGGACGGAAGCCACCTCCTCGGGAGCTTCCACCGTATGAACTCAAGGGACCAAGTCCTGGAGGCCATGATCgctgggagagagaaaggtaTCGACAATGGGAAAAGGAGTGCACAAACTACTACGACTACTACGACTACCCCGACTACGACAACCAACATCCCTCACTACATCACAGAGGTCGTGGCaaaagagacagggagagggacagaATGTCTCCGTTACCCAGAGATTACTCCCctcaggggagaggaggaagaggtagagaagagagaggagctccCCCTCACCATCCgccatcctcttcatcatcaggGACTAAGTCCAGCACAAAAGTCCTTAAaacaaagaaagtaaaaaagaagaagcccGGGGAGGAATCGGAGCCATCACACCATTCAGCAGACAGAGGTGATGCTACTCCTGTCAGAGATGAACCGATGGATGAAATCCCCTCAATCAATAAAACACCTCCCAGCTCCTCAAAACCTGCATCTGGCTCTGGAGTCGCTAAAGCTCCTACTTCTAAAAGTCCTGCTGCACCTGCTAAGCCCTCAAACAAGACCGTATCCAAGACCCAGTCTGATAAGACCAGGAAAGAGAAGGCTCAGAAAGTAAAACCTAAAGTGAAGACAGAGGCTGTGAAGACAGAGGCTGTGAAGGAAAAGAACGACaaggtaaagaaaaacacagcagaagcagaagactcctcgtcctcctcctcctctgtcgctAAACCGGTTAAGACCATTAAAGCAAATCCAGAAGATAATTTCAACTCAACTAcccccaaaaaggaaaagagtaaaAGCTCTACAGTGAGGCCTCCCCTGCTTAAGacccctccactctcctcccAGACCCTTACTTACCATCAATGCTCCCTCTTGTTGCTCCAGCAGGGAAAGATGGCGAAGGGTCTGTGA